From Trueperaceae bacterium:
CTCGGCCAACCGCGACTACGAGCGCATCACGCTGCACCACCTGCTCACCAACACGAGCGGGCTCCCGCCCCTCCCCTACCTGGCGCGCGCCCTGGCGCGCAGCGTGATGGCGGACCCCGCCCGCGAGCTGATCGGTCTCAAGGCGGAGGACTACCGGGCGCCGCTCGACACGGTCGACGAACTGGTCGAGGCGTTGGCGGACGCCGCCACGCCCCTGGTGCGCCCCCCGGGCACGATCTTCAGCTACTCCAACGACGGCTTCGCCATGCTGGGCCGCGTCGTCGAGGTCGTCTCCGGCCTAGGGTACGAGGCGTACGTGCGAGAGCGCATCCTGACCCCCTTGGGCATGACGCGCAGCCTCTTCGCCGCCGCCGAGCTGGCGGCGCACGACGACGTCACCGAGCTCTACTCGTACGTTGGCGGCTTCGAGCGGGTGGAGCGCACCCCCGGGTGGTGGGAGGCGTCGGCCATGACGAGCGCCGGCTTCCTCAAGTCGACGGCCGCCGACATGACGCGCTACGCGGCCGTCTACCTCGGCGAGCGCCCCGACGTCATCTCGCCCGCGGCCCTGGCGCAGATGACCAGCCCGCACGCCCGCACCGGGCCGGAGCGGTGGTACGGCTACGGCGTGATGGTGCAGCCCGACTACCGGGGCCGCAAGCTCGTGGAGCACGGCGGGAACATCAAGGGAGTAGGCGCCTGGTTCGGCGCCGTCACCGGCGTGGGGGTCCCCGGAGTGGGGGTCCCCGGCGGGGGGTCCCCTGCGGGGGGGGTCACGAGCGTGGTCCTCGCCAACATCACGGGCGGCCCGGTCGCCGAGCTCGCGCTGGGCGGCGTCAACCTGGCGCTCGGCGCCCCGCTCGACGCGCGGCGCGTGACCTTCGCCGCCACGCCCGACCTCACGGACGAGCAGTTGGAGCGGTTCGCGGGCGTCTACCGGAGCGCCGAGGGCACCCAGGTCACGGTGGGGCGCCACGCCGACGGCAAGCTGTCCGTGCGGGTGAACAAGGACGAGCTGCCCACGCGCGCCGTGAGCGACTCCGCGCTCCTCCTCGACCTGAACGGGCAGGACGCCCTCGTCGAGTTCATCGAGCCGACACCGGCGGGCTTCGCGGCCGTCACCTTCGGTTACCGCGTGCTGGAGCGCCAGGCGTGACCTGGCCCCCAGCGGGCCGGAACGTGCGCGTGTTCGCGGCGGCCATCAACACCGAGACGAACACCTTCTCGCCCTTCCCCACGACCCTGGCCGACTTCACGGTGGTGCGGCCCGCCCAGGCGGCCGCCTCCGGCTTCGCCGAGGAGCCAGGCCTGGAGGAGACCCGCCGCCTGACGCTCGAGCGCGGCTGGGAGTTCCACTTCGGCCTGCAGGCCGCCGCGCAGCCGGCCGGCGTCACGACGCGCGCGGCCTACGAGGGCCTGCGGGACGAACTCCTCGAGCGGCTGCGCGCCGCCCTCCCGGTCGACCTCGTCATCCTCCCGCTGCACGGCGCGATGGTGGCCGAGGGGTACCTGAACTGCGAGGTGGACCTGGCGCGGCGCGTGCGGACGGTGGTGGGGCCGAACGTGCCCATCGGCGTCAGCCTCGACCTCCACTGCCACCTCTCGCAGGACCTGCTCGACGCCGCCGACGTGGTGGTGACGTACAAGGAGTACCCCCACACCGACATGGGCGCTCGTGCGGCGGACCTGTTCGAGCTCACGGTCGGCACGGCCGCCGGCCGCGTGCGGCCCACCATGGCCCTCTTCGACTGCCGCGCCATCGGCCTCTACCCCACCGAGCCCCAGCCGCTGCGCGGCTTCGTCGACGCCATGCTGGCGGCGGAGGCGCGCGGCGAGGCGCTGTCGCTGTCGCTCGGCCACGGCTTCCCGTGGGGCGACGTGCCGGACCAGGGCACCAAGCTGCTGGCCGTCACCGACGACGACCCGGAGGGCGCGGCGCGCCTGGCGCGCGAGTGGGGGGAGCGCTTCTACGCCATCCGGCGCGAGGCGCCGTTCCGCCCGCTCGGGCTTCACGAGGCGCTGGACCGCGCCCTCGCCGCCGAGCGCGGGCCCGTGGTGGTCGCCGACCAGGCCGACAACCCGGGCGGCGGGGCACCCGGCGATTCCACCTTCGCGCTGGCGGCGCTGCTAGCGCGCGGCGCGACCGACGCCGCCCTGGGCATGATCTACGATCCCGAGACGGTGCGGCTCGCCACAGCAGCCGGCGTGGGCGCCACGGTGCGCGTGAAGCTCGGGGGCAAGCAGGCGCCCGGCGCCGCCTCCGGTCGCCCCGTGGAGGCAGACGCCACCGTGCTGGCCCTCAGCCCCGCCCTCGTGCAGGACTGGCCGCAGGCGGGCGAGCGCCTCGAGATGGCGTGCGGCGCGGCCGCCGCGCTCCGGCTCGGCGGCGTCGACGTGGTCGTGAACGACAAGCGCGGTCAGGTGTTCAGCCCCGACGTCTTCACCAACCTGGGCATCGACGCTTCCGCCAAGCGCCTGCTGGTGGTGAAGTCGACCCAGCACTTCTACGCCGGCTTCGCTCCGGTGGCCAGCGAGGTCGTCTACCTGGGCGGTCCCGGGGCGCTGGCGCCCCGCATGACCGACATCCCCCTCGTGAACGCGGACACGGACAAGTACCCGTGGGTCGAGGACCCGCTCGGTTTGGGCTGACAGCCCGCCAATGCGGCGCCCCGCGCCGACCGACCCCACACCAGCCCCCGGCCGCCCCGCGGCGCCGGCGAGGAACACCGGAGGATAGCGATGCTCGAGACCCTCATCCACCCCCGCAAGGGCCTGCGCGCCCGCAGCTCCAGCTGGGACCCCACCGGCGGCAACGCCGACTTCGTGGCGGTCGCGCCCGGCGAGTCGCACGACCTCCTCGACGTGGCCGGCGCCGGCACGGTCAAGCACATCTGGCTGACGCTCAACACGGAGAACCGCAACTACCTGCGCGACCTCGTCATCGAGATGCGTTGGGACGGCGCCACCCACCCGGCCGTAGCCACCCCGCTCGGCGACTTCTTCGCCCTCGGTCACGCTCGCGCGACCTCGTTGACGAGCCTGCCGATCACGGTGGTCGCGGGTGGGCGCTCCGGCCAGCTCAACATGGCCGCCTTCAACTGCTGGTGGCAGATGCCGTTCGGCTCGGGCGCCAGGATCTCCATCCGCAACGAGGGCGAGGCGCCCGTGTCGCACCTCTACTACTACGTCGACTACGACTCCCTGGACGCGGCCGAGTCGCCGCTGCGCTTCCACGCCCACTACCGCCAGGAGCGCCCGACCGAGGCCACCATCGACCTGAGCCGCGAGGACGGCGACTGGTCGGACGTGATGAAGCTCCGCAACCCCTCGGCGGAGGGCAACTACGTGATCCTCGACACGGAGGGCGCCGGGCACTACGTGGGCTGCCTCCTGAACGTGGATCACATCAACCCCATCCGCAGCCAGGGCTGGTTCGGGGAGGGCGACGACATGATCTTCGTCGACGGCCGCCCCGGCACGGGCGCCCCCGCCCGCCCCGAGTCGGCGGAGGGCGCGAACGACGCCTGGCCCCCCACCCTCCACGGCACGGGCACCGAGGACTACTTCGGGGCCGCCTGGTGCTACCCGGCCGGGCAGCAGAACACGCCGTTCCACGGCGTGAGCCTCGCCGGCGAGGGCGAGGGCAAGGTCCTCGACTACGGCGGGAAGTGGTCCATGTACCGCTTCCACGTCACCGACCCCGTCATGTTCGAGCGCTCCGTGCGGGTGACCATCGAGCACGGTCACGCCAACTGCCACGCGGACGACTTCAGCAGCGTGGCCTACTGGTACCAGACGCCGCGCGCCGCGCCGCTCCCCCCGCTCCCGCCGGCGGCCGAGCGGCGCCCCCTCACCGACCGCGAGAGCTTCGCGGCGTTCCTGCGCACGCGGGTCTGAGCGTCAGCGCGGTTCCGGCCGCGCTCAAGATGGGTCCGGGGGCGCGTCCAGGCGGCGTGCCCCCGGGTCGTCGTGCATCGAGCCGCCTCCCGCCGCCCCCGACTCACTGCCCGAGTATCAGCGCGAACATCAAAGGCGCCACGATGGTGGCGTCGGATTCGATGATGAACTTGGGCGTGTCGATCCCGAGCTTGCCCCAGGTGATCTTCTCGTTGGGCACGGCGCCCGAGTACGAGCCGTAGCTCGTGGTGGAGTCGCTGATCTGGCAGAAGTAGCCCCACAGGGGGGTGGGGCGCCGCATGTCCTGCTCGAGCATGGGCACGACGCAGATGGGGAAGTCGCCGGCGATGCCGCCACCGATCTGGTAGAAGCCCACCGAGCGCTTCGCGGCCATCTCCGTGTACCAGTCGGCGAGGAACATCATGTACTCGATGCCGGTCTTCACGGTGTGCACGTTCTTGATCTCGCCCATCAGGTTGTGCGCCGCGTACATGTTGCCGCTGGTCGAGTCCTCCCAGCCCGGCACGACGATGGGCAGGTTCTTCTGCGCCGCTGCGAGGAGCCAGGAGTCCTTCGGGTCGATCTGGTAGTTCTGCTCGAGCCGGCCCGACAGCAGGATGCGGTAGAGGACCTCGTGCGGGAAGAGCCGCTCGCCGGCCCTGTCGGCGCGCGTCCACTCGTCGACCAACGCCCCCTCCAGGCGCCGCATGGCCTCGCCCTCGGGGATGCACGTGTCGGTCACGCGGTTCAGGTGGCGGTCGAGCAGGGCCTGCTCGTCCTGGGGCGTGAGGTCGCGGTAGTGCGGCACGCGCTCGTAGAAGTCGTGCGCGATCAGGTTGTAGACGTCCTCCTCGAGGTTGGCGCCCGTGCAGGTGATGATCTGCACCTTGTCCTGGCGGATCATCTCCGCGAGCGACAACCCGAGTTCGGCGGTGCTCATGGCGCCCGCCAGCGTGATCATCATGGCGCCGCCCGCGTCGAGATGATGACGGTAGGCGTCCGCGGCGTCGATCAGCGCGGCGGCGTTGAAGTGGCGGTAGTGGTGGCGCAGGAAGGCGCCGATGGGGCCTTGCGCGCCCTTAGTGGCGGCGTGGCGGTCGTCGTGGGTCGGGGTCATGATGTCACTCCTCCCGGCCATGTTACGAGAGCAGCCGCGGCGCCGGCGCTCCCGGAAACGAGTAGACTGCGGGCCAAGCTGGCAGTTGCCAAGGTCGCGGTTCCCCACCCCCCTGGCGCCTCCACCGGCGAACGGAAGGAAGCCCCGATGAAGCGCACGCTCGTCCCACTGGTCGTCCTCGTGATGCTAGCGGCCCTCGCCGCGTGCGGCGGCGAGCCGCCGCGCCGGTTGGGGTCCATCTCGGGTAGCCTCGTCTACCCCGGCTCCATGGGCGCCGCGGCGCGCGCCGCCCTGCCGCTGAGCTCCGCTCCGGTGGTGGCGACCGCCCGCAACGACCTCGGCCGCGGCCGCGCGCCCCAAGTGGTGCCCGGCGAGGTGCTCGTGTTCCTCGCGCCCGACGCGCGCGCGCAGGCGTTCGACGCGAGCTCCTTCGGCATGACCGCCGTCCGCGCTCTGCCCACCGCCGGCGCCGGGGCGCGGCTCATGCGGGCCGAGGGACTCGACCAGGCCGGGACCGTACGCCTGGCGGAGCGCGTGGCACGCGAGCCCGGCGTCGTGGCCGCCTTCCCGAACTGGGTGCTCCACGCCTTCAAGACCCCCGACGACGAGCACTTCCCGCTCCAGTGGCACTACGGCGCCATGAACCTCCCGGCCGCGTGGGACAGCGAGGACGGAAGCAGCAACGCCGTCACCGTGGCCGTGGTGGACTCGGGCTACGTGGCGCACCCCGACCTGGTGCCCAACCTGCTGCCCGGCTACGACTTCATCAGCGACCCGAGCTCCGCCGGCGACGGCGACGGCCGCGACGCCGACCCGTGGGACGAGGGCGGCGAGTCCGGCTACCACGGCACGCACGTGGCCGGGACCGTGGCGGCGGCGACGGACAACGCCACGGGCGTGGCCGGCGTGAGCTGGGGCGCCAAGGTCGTGCCGGTGCGCGTGCTCGGCGTCACCGGCAGCGGCTCGACGGCCGACATCCTCGACGGCACCGCCTGGGCGGCCGGCAAGGCGGTGCCGGGCGTTCCCGCTAACGTCAACCCGGCCAGGGTCATCAACCTGAGCCTGGGCGGCGACCTCGGCCAACCGTGCCCGGCCGAGCTGGGGGACTTCTTCACCGCCCTCGCCGACGAAGGCACGATCGTCGTGGTGGCCGCCGGCAACGACAACGTCGACGCGGCCACGACCTTCCCCGCCAGTTGCGCCGGCGTCATCACCGTCGGCGCCACGGGCCCCGCCAACACCCGCGCCCCGTACTCGAACTACGGCGCCGTCATCGACGTCATGGCCGCCGGCGGCGACGTCAGTCGCAGCTTCCAGTGGGGCGGGAGCACCTACCCGGCGGGCGTGCTCAGCACCCTGGCGGAGGAGACCCCCGGTGGGCTGATGGCCACCTACGCCTTCTACCAGGGGACCTCGATGGCGAGCCCGCACGTGGCGGGCATCGCCGCGCTGATGCTGTCGCGCGACCCGGGCCTGGGTTTCGCCGACGTGCGGGACCGCCTCAAGCTGGCGGCCACGCCCTTGGACGCGGCCGACTGCGAGCGACCGTCGGGCACGGCCTGCGGCGCCGGGCTGGTGGACGCCGCCAAGGCCTTGGTCGCGGGCGGCACCCCACCCGAGCCGCCGGGGCCGCCGACGACGGCCAAGCTGACCACCTACGTGGCCGCCCTGTACTGCGACCTCGGGTGCTACGACTTCGACCTCGAGCACTCCAAGCTCGTGGAGGTGGAGGTCACGTCGAGCGTCGTCCCCTACGTCATAGGGACGTTGGAGCCCGGCGTCTACGTGGCCGCGGCGTGGCAGGACCTCGACCGCGACGGCGAGATCGACGACGGGGAGCCGTTCGGGGTCTTCGGCGCGGCCCCCGGCGGCAGCCCCATCACCGTGCAGGCGGGCGAGGACAAGCGCGACGTGATCATCGTGATGACGCCGCTGACGCTGTCGGACCTGCTCGCCCCGAACGCTGCCGGTTCGCGGATCGGCCCGCTGGGCGCGCTCGAGCGGCTACCGCGCTGAGTGGCGCGGTGGCCCGCGCCACTCAGAAGTGGTAGTTGACGCCCAACGCCGCGCCGAAGGTGGGCACCTGGGCGGGCGCTCCGTTGCCAAGCCCGAACGAGCCGCCCAGCGTCGCCTCGAGGAAGAGCCCGAGCGGCGCGAGGCCTAGGTCACTGAAGCGGAACTCCCCGCCGAAGAGGGCGTGCACGTCCAGCCACGCGCCGCCGCTACCGAACTCGATGGCCGGGCCGGCGCCGAGGTAGGCGGAGAACGGCCCCTCGCTCGCCACCGTGGTCATGGCGTCGACGCCGACTCCGAAGCGCGCGCTGCCGCCTCCCGCCGTCACGCGCCCGCTGACCCGCAGGTCGAAGCCGTTGGAGAGCACGTTCTGCATGCCGTAATGGAGCGTGACTCCCAGCGGGTAGCCGCTGCGCACCCCGAACCAGCTCTGGGCGCTGCTCGTGCCGAGTAGGAGCAGGAGCACGGTGCAGGCGACGGCGAGGGCGGGGCGGGGGGCGGTGGTGCGGGCGCGGGGGCGCGGTGGTGGGTACATGGCGTCCATTCTGCGAGACGGCGGCCGCCGTGACTGCGGAACGCCTTACGTTCGGGGGCGCGGCCGGCGCGCGGCAGCCGCGCGCGCCCGGGTTATGGTCGGGGCGCCCCGGCCCCTCGGGCCGGCGCCAGGAGCCGCCATGACCGACCCGCTCAGCATCAGCCCCGCCGTGGCCGCGCGCTTCCCCGACTACCACGCCCTCGTGCTGGTGGCAGACGGGCTCGTGAACGGGCCCACGGACGCCCGGAGCGACGCGTGGCTGCACGAGGCCGAGACCG
This genomic window contains:
- a CDS encoding beta-lactamase family protein → MAAPTKDAYLAYLEAAVERRRLPGLAAQVTRGGETLFTAGVGLADREAGRPVTPNTIFGVGSITKSFTALAVMQLADAGALRVDDAAADYLPALARSANRDYERITLHHLLTNTSGLPPLPYLARALARSVMADPARELIGLKAEDYRAPLDTVDELVEALADAATPLVRPPGTIFSYSNDGFAMLGRVVEVVSGLGYEAYVRERILTPLGMTRSLFAAAELAAHDDVTELYSYVGGFERVERTPGWWEASAMTSAGFLKSTAADMTRYAAVYLGERPDVISPAALAQMTSPHARTGPERWYGYGVMVQPDYRGRKLVEHGGNIKGVGAWFGAVTGVGVPGVGVPGGGSPAGGVTSVVLANITGGPVAELALGGVNLALGAPLDARRVTFAATPDLTDEQLERFAGVYRSAEGTQVTVGRHADGKLSVRVNKDELPTRAVSDSALLLDLNGQDALVEFIEPTPAGFAAVTFGYRVLERQA
- a CDS encoding M81 family metallopeptidase; translated protein: MRVFAAAINTETNTFSPFPTTLADFTVVRPAQAAASGFAEEPGLEETRRLTLERGWEFHFGLQAAAQPAGVTTRAAYEGLRDELLERLRAALPVDLVILPLHGAMVAEGYLNCEVDLARRVRTVVGPNVPIGVSLDLHCHLSQDLLDAADVVVTYKEYPHTDMGARAADLFELTVGTAAGRVRPTMALFDCRAIGLYPTEPQPLRGFVDAMLAAEARGEALSLSLGHGFPWGDVPDQGTKLLAVTDDDPEGAARLAREWGERFYAIRREAPFRPLGLHEALDRALAAERGPVVVADQADNPGGGAPGDSTFALAALLARGATDAALGMIYDPETVRLATAAGVGATVRVKLGGKQAPGAASGRPVEADATVLALSPALVQDWPQAGERLEMACGAAAALRLGGVDVVVNDKRGQVFSPDVFTNLGIDASAKRLLVVKSTQHFYAGFAPVASEVVYLGGPGALAPRMTDIPLVNADTDKYPWVEDPLGLG
- a CDS encoding DUF2961 domain-containing protein; the encoded protein is MLETLIHPRKGLRARSSSWDPTGGNADFVAVAPGESHDLLDVAGAGTVKHIWLTLNTENRNYLRDLVIEMRWDGATHPAVATPLGDFFALGHARATSLTSLPITVVAGGRSGQLNMAAFNCWWQMPFGSGARISIRNEGEAPVSHLYYYVDYDSLDAAESPLRFHAHYRQERPTEATIDLSREDGDWSDVMKLRNPSAEGNYVILDTEGAGHYVGCLLNVDHINPIRSQGWFGEGDDMIFVDGRPGTGAPARPESAEGANDAWPPTLHGTGTEDYFGAAWCYPAGQQNTPFHGVSLAGEGEGKVLDYGGKWSMYRFHVTDPVMFERSVRVTIEHGHANCHADDFSSVAYWYQTPRAAPLPPLPPAAERRPLTDRESFAAFLRTRV
- a CDS encoding deoxyhypusine synthase family protein, which gives rise to MTPTHDDRHAATKGAQGPIGAFLRHHYRHFNAAALIDAADAYRHHLDAGGAMMITLAGAMSTAELGLSLAEMIRQDKVQIITCTGANLEEDVYNLIAHDFYERVPHYRDLTPQDEQALLDRHLNRVTDTCIPEGEAMRRLEGALVDEWTRADRAGERLFPHEVLYRILLSGRLEQNYQIDPKDSWLLAAAQKNLPIVVPGWEDSTSGNMYAAHNLMGEIKNVHTVKTGIEYMMFLADWYTEMAAKRSVGFYQIGGGIAGDFPICVVPMLEQDMRRPTPLWGYFCQISDSTTSYGSYSGAVPNEKITWGKLGIDTPKFIIESDATIVAPLMFALILGQ
- a CDS encoding S8 family peptidase, which gives rise to MKRTLVPLVVLVMLAALAACGGEPPRRLGSISGSLVYPGSMGAAARAALPLSSAPVVATARNDLGRGRAPQVVPGEVLVFLAPDARAQAFDASSFGMTAVRALPTAGAGARLMRAEGLDQAGTVRLAERVAREPGVVAAFPNWVLHAFKTPDDEHFPLQWHYGAMNLPAAWDSEDGSSNAVTVAVVDSGYVAHPDLVPNLLPGYDFISDPSSAGDGDGRDADPWDEGGESGYHGTHVAGTVAAATDNATGVAGVSWGAKVVPVRVLGVTGSGSTADILDGTAWAAGKAVPGVPANVNPARVINLSLGGDLGQPCPAELGDFFTALADEGTIVVVAAGNDNVDAATTFPASCAGVITVGATGPANTRAPYSNYGAVIDVMAAGGDVSRSFQWGGSTYPAGVLSTLAEETPGGLMATYAFYQGTSMASPHVAGIAALMLSRDPGLGFADVRDRLKLAATPLDAADCERPSGTACGAGLVDAAKALVAGGTPPEPPGPPTTAKLTTYVAALYCDLGCYDFDLEHSKLVEVEVTSSVVPYVIGTLEPGVYVAAAWQDLDRDGEIDDGEPFGVFGAAPGGSPITVQAGEDKRDVIIVMTPLTLSDLLAPNAAGSRIGPLGALERLPR